One window from the genome of Candidatus Zixiibacteriota bacterium encodes:
- a CDS encoding amidohydrolase — protein sequence MLDDIRQLADKFYPRMLELRRFFHAHPELAFEEKLTSEKIQATLQDLGIDFKVMAKTGVVGTLTGNKQSPLCALRSDIDALPILEKTELEFKSKYPGRMHACGHDIHMASVLGAAMILVKLRDKLPGSVRFIFQPAEEQPPGGAIKLIDEGVMEKPAVDMIFGLHTDPNIDVGKIGLRDGVLMSEVLDFNLSVKGRGGHGARPHDTVDAVVIASQLVTALQTIVSRNIDPIENAVLTIGRMSGGSARNVIANEVNLEGTIRGTSSETVRLVKARLEKTCRNISEAFEASFELDYIAGYPVLINNSDANFYITRAAEALFGAECLTYLDNPGLGGEDFSRYLEHAPGAMFRLGIRNAEIGAVHQWHSDRYLCDEKSLLYASSILAGAVYSFLNHQK from the coding sequence ATGCTGGATGATATCAGGCAGCTCGCAGATAAATTTTATCCCCGCATGCTCGAACTGCGGCGTTTTTTTCATGCCCACCCCGAACTGGCTTTCGAGGAGAAGCTGACTTCTGAGAAAATACAGGCGACCCTTCAAGATCTCGGGATCGACTTTAAAGTCATGGCAAAAACCGGGGTAGTTGGCACCCTGACCGGCAACAAGCAGTCCCCGTTGTGCGCGTTGCGTTCGGATATCGATGCTCTTCCGATTCTGGAAAAAACAGAACTTGAATTCAAGTCGAAGTATCCCGGCCGAATGCACGCCTGCGGGCATGATATACATATGGCTTCCGTATTGGGCGCGGCCATGATCCTTGTAAAACTGCGCGATAAACTTCCCGGTTCGGTGCGTTTTATCTTCCAGCCGGCCGAGGAACAGCCGCCCGGGGGTGCGATCAAGCTGATTGATGAAGGTGTAATGGAAAAACCCGCTGTGGATATGATTTTCGGACTGCATACTGATCCGAATATCGATGTCGGGAAAATCGGTCTGCGTGACGGTGTTCTGATGTCAGAAGTGCTGGATTTTAACCTTTCGGTGAAAGGCCGGGGTGGTCATGGTGCCCGTCCGCACGATACCGTCGACGCTGTCGTTATAGCTTCACAGCTGGTGACGGCACTGCAGACGATTGTGTCCCGCAATATCGACCCGATCGAGAACGCGGTCCTGACGATTGGCCGCATGAGCGGTGGAAGCGCGCGCAACGTGATTGCCAATGAAGTAAATCTCGAGGGCACGATCCGGGGCACCTCGTCTGAAACCGTCAGGCTGGTTAAAGCCCGTCTCGAGAAGACCTGCCGGAACATCTCGGAGGCTTTCGAGGCTTCTTTCGAACTCGATTATATCGCCGGTTACCCGGTGCTGATCAATAATTCCGATGCTAACTTCTATATTACCCGCGCGGCCGAGGCACTATTCGGTGCGGAATGCCTGACATATTTAGATAATCCGGGACTGGGGGGCGAAGATTTCTCGCGCTACCTTGAGCATGCGCCCGGTGCCATGTTTCGCCTGGGAATTCGCAACGCGGAAATCGGGGCGGTCCATCAATGGCACAGTGACCGCTATTTGTGCGATGAAAAATCTCTGTTATACGCCAGCTCCATTCTGGCAGGTGCAGTTTACAGTTTTCTAAATCATCAAAAGTGA